In the genome of Kitasatospora cathayae, one region contains:
- a CDS encoding TetR-like C-terminal domain-containing protein translates to MLRQANRHWSSPLGGVLREPLAAAGGATEFLAQLQDQSGDAAAAPWLTVLGRAVARGEAAPEVLHPRVATVAVVLLRNEFVVRGVPSAPDDVLVEIVDEVYLPLVRRRGAS, encoded by the coding sequence TTGCTGCGCCAGGCGAACCGGCACTGGAGCTCCCCGCTCGGCGGGGTGCTGCGCGAACCGCTGGCCGCCGCGGGCGGTGCGACGGAGTTCCTGGCGCAGTTGCAGGACCAGTCCGGCGACGCGGCGGCGGCCCCCTGGCTCACCGTGCTGGGCCGGGCCGTCGCCCGCGGCGAGGCGGCGCCCGAGGTGCTGCACCCGCGGGTGGCGACGGTGGCGGTGGTGCTGCTGCGCAACGAGTTCGTGGTGCGCGGGGTGCCGAGCGCGCCCGACGACGTGCTGGTGGAGATCGTCGACGAGGTGTACCTGCCGCTGGTGCGGCGCCGGGGCGCTAGCTGA
- a CDS encoding TetR/AcrR family transcriptional regulator — protein MSETDTHAEQGPSTRPHTGRRRNEAAHRAILDAALRLLADSDGTPVTIDAIARTAGVGKQTVYRWWPSKGAVLLDALTDRADQDVSDQPDTGALRTDLRAFIETTFDAAQRGTTASALRTVAREAARDPHLAELMRTFTATRRTALHELLARGRERGELAGDADLDLIVDQVYGVFWYRFLLGHGPLDAAVAERLAATLTEGNRVS, from the coding sequence ATGAGCGAGACCGACACCCACGCCGAACAGGGCCCCTCCACCCGGCCGCACACCGGCCGCCGCCGCAACGAGGCGGCCCACCGGGCGATCCTGGACGCGGCCCTGCGGCTGCTCGCCGACTCCGACGGCACGCCCGTCACCATCGACGCCATCGCCCGCACGGCCGGCGTCGGCAAGCAGACCGTCTACCGCTGGTGGCCCTCCAAGGGCGCCGTCCTGCTGGACGCCCTCACCGACCGCGCCGACCAGGACGTCTCCGACCAGCCCGACACCGGCGCCCTGCGCACCGACCTGCGCGCCTTCATCGAGACCACCTTCGACGCCGCCCAGCGCGGCACCACCGCCTCCGCGCTGCGCACCGTCGCCCGCGAGGCCGCCCGCGACCCGCACCTGGCCGAACTGATGCGCACCTTCACCGCCACCCGGCGCACCGCCCTGCACGAGCTCCTCGCCCGGGGCCGGGAGCGCGGCGAACTGGCCGGCGACGCCGACCTGGACCTGATCGTGGACCAGGTCTACGGGGTGTTCTGGTACCGCTTCCTGCTCGGCCACGGCCCACTGGACGCGGCCGTCGCCGAGCGCCTCGCCGCCACCCTGACCGAGGGCAACCGGGTCAGCTAG
- a CDS encoding SDR family oxidoreductase, whose translation MSTASNLFAGQRVVVMGGSSGIGEAAATAFAADGAEVVITGRDREKLDAAVARIGGKASGAQLDATDPAALARFFTGTGTVDHLVVAVSGAAGSGPFAQLDLADLAHGFDAKFWPQVRVLQAALPHLRKDGSVTLITAASARSAFPGTAGLAAINGALEAMVPPLAVELAPLRVNAVSPGVIDTPWWDRVPAERRTALFDGLAATTPVGRVGRPEEVARAIHMFAANTFVTGVVLDCTGGANLPTGR comes from the coding sequence ATGAGCACTGCATCGAACCTCTTCGCCGGTCAGCGCGTCGTCGTGATGGGCGGCAGCTCCGGCATCGGCGAGGCGGCCGCCACCGCATTCGCGGCGGACGGCGCCGAGGTCGTGATCACCGGCCGCGACCGCGAGAAGCTGGACGCCGCCGTCGCCCGGATCGGCGGCAAGGCCAGCGGCGCACAGCTGGACGCGACCGACCCGGCCGCCCTGGCCCGCTTCTTCACCGGGACCGGCACCGTCGACCACCTGGTCGTCGCGGTCAGCGGCGCGGCCGGCAGCGGCCCGTTCGCCCAGCTCGACCTCGCCGACCTCGCGCACGGCTTCGACGCCAAGTTCTGGCCGCAGGTCCGTGTCCTCCAGGCGGCCCTGCCGCACCTGCGCAAGGACGGCTCGGTCACCCTGATCACCGCCGCCTCCGCCCGCTCCGCCTTCCCCGGCACCGCCGGACTGGCCGCCATCAACGGCGCGCTGGAGGCGATGGTCCCGCCGCTGGCCGTCGAGCTCGCCCCGCTGCGGGTCAACGCCGTGTCGCCCGGCGTCATCGACACCCCGTGGTGGGACCGGGTTCCGGCCGAGCGGCGCACCGCCCTCTTCGACGGCCTCGCCGCCACCACCCCGGTCGGCCGGGTCGGCCGCCCCGAGGAGGTCGCCCGGGCGATCCACATGTTCGCGGCCAACACCTTCGTCACCGGCGTGGTGCTGGACTGCACCGGCGGAGCCAACCTGCCCACCGGCCGCTGA